Genomic window (Oncorhynchus masou masou isolate Uvic2021 chromosome 9, UVic_Omas_1.1, whole genome shotgun sequence):
GAACTCATGTCCCATATCATCCACAAACAAACATAGGGGTTTCATCGATTTCTGGCTTTATCAATATTGAAATGACTGTTGCACTCCACCATGACATTGATAAAACAGTCCAGTGCCCCCAAGGGGCCCATATTTTGGTCTAACTGAAAGCTCTGAATCATACCCAACAGTATAAGAAAAACAATGTGACATATCCAAAAtgtaccccccaaaaaacatccaGTGTGAACAATGTTGAAGAGTTGCAAAAGCAACTGGGCTATTAATGATTGCTGTCACAGGGAATGCTGAGTGCATTCAAAGGTCAGTAAATAAAAGCCAACCATTCACACATTATTCATCAAAGATTGGTGTACAAAAACAAATTTACAGCTGAGCAGTATAAAATGATGCAACGCCTGTTCTCCATAAGTCAAGTTCAAAAGAGCCAAGCTCAGGCATCGCACCGATTTGCTTCCTGCCGCTATTGACACGCAAACAAAGATTGATCCGACGCAAACAGTTTGTCATCATCTCCCACCTGGATGATAGAAAAAGGCATATCAACACCACAAAAACATGAAATGCAAAGCAGCTTTACAACTTGTCTATTCACGTTAATTTAGATTCCTTTTCTAGGATTTGGCCTTACCCCTGAATCCTCGTCCACCgccacctcctctacctctgaATCCCCCTCCTCGACCACCACCAAAACCACCTCTGCCAAATCCACCACGGTCACCACCCCCTCTGCCACCACGGAATCCACCTGGGAGGGCAAAAATATTTTAAGGGGTATAAAAATGTATTAACATTCCCACCCCCTTTTATTCACAAGAAAAACAGCCATGGGGCCTGAGCTGTTGACATTTTGCTCTTACCTCCACGGGGACCTCCTCTTCCACCTCGACCTCCTCTGCCTCCCCTTGGGGGACCCTTCTCACCCGGGGGCCTGGGAAGGAACCTCTGGAGTGGTAGGAGTTTCATTGGGTCTACATAGAACTGCGGACCAGAATATAATGAGTTACGGAATACATGCCATAGCTATGCTTATGCAATAGATGGATTAGCTGACAAAGTCACAGAAATGTACACGCTTCCATGGGACAGTCGTCAGCGTTACGTGATTCTGGATGCTAGCAGGAATGACAAGAAACTACCCTGTGGGGAATCATAAGTGTTTTGTTTCAGCTTGTTCTTGACACTGTCTTATTTCGAGTTATTGTAACCATATTTCATGTAAACGCTAACATAACATAACTTAAATTTGACTAACTAGCTCAGAAACAACTACATATATGAGACATGGGTTCATTGTGCAAATAtatttgttttcaataaacatcgGACGAAATTTGGCTTACATGTTGTCAAAAGTCTAAGCCAAcctctgttttgccccatagtggCACACGTGTCGGTTGTTGCTAAACAATCAACTAATTGACCAAATTTATGGTCAATCCGAAAGAGGGTCCACGAGAAAATGGAAGTACACGTCGGCTGTGTGGAGGTGCCACGCAGCGCTCAGTGAACCTCCATAAAATGGCCTTTACGTACGATTTATAGATGATTGGTTGACAGACGAGCGGGGGTAGGTTCTGATATCTTGTATTCTCTGTTAACACCAGTTCAACCATGAAAGCCCTTTTAATTACCATCAGCTCTGTTACATGTAATACACTGATATTGCTTACCTTCTGTAGTTTCTTGAATGAGGATGCCTTCATATTATCTGAGAGTTTAACAGAGAAATACTGTTTCTTCAGGTTAAGGGGCAAACCAGTGTCACAAATGACATGAAACTCATTGTTAACTAGTAGAAACAGAATTCAAGCATACAAGTTTTACAGTGTTATTAATGAGATCAAGAAAATTAAACATGTTCCCAAACACTTCACAGATGACTTTGGTTAGACAAAGAAAGATTGAAAGGATACAAAGTCACGTAGTTGGCCGAAGATTTCGTCCACTTTCCCGATTTGCTCCTTGTTTTCCAAGTACACGGGTGCATTGAAGTAGGGAACTTTGTTCTCCTCAGTTACACACTTGCACACAATTTCATCCTCACAGGGGTGCATGAATTCTCCTAATGCTGCAGAGACAAGAGCAAGGACATCTCGTCAGTACAGGAAAAAAATAATAAACTGGGAACAGTATGTGAAAGTACAAATGTTACAATGCCAGGCAGACTATATGTACATTCCAGTGGTGTAAATTCAAGATGCAAAGCATTAACAATTCCCTTTCCATCACTGGAATGCGATATGGGTGCATCACATGGCGGTCTCCATCTTACCAACCACATATTCTGGAGGGCCATAGTCTTGGAAGCCCCCTCGACCTCCTCGTCCACCACCTCGGAAACCGCCGCCGCCACCTCGACCCCCatatcctcctccaccaccaccgtatcctcctccaccaccaccgtatcctcctccaccaccacggTTGAATCCGCCACCACGGccccctcttccacctcctcctcggAAGGACATGTTGTAGTGTACCTGAGAGAGTTGGGAGGACGGGAGATAAGATTAAGTTGCATAGATACAattcaaagcaattcactttcaAATACTAGACATGGTCTTCAAACATTGTCGGTGACGTTAGTGGATGTTTCCAAATGCTTTGCTGGCTAAATACCACGataaaactagctagctagccaacgaaCAGTAACATGATTAACTAATGACTTGATCAATGCATGATTTCACGTTTATGAACTATATCAGTACAGCTACTTCCAAGTGATCAATTGaacaagctagctagccagctcaACTACTTACTTTCAACATATCAAAAGACTACAGTATCACGATATGCTTTGCTGAGCACATTATGGTCGCGGTGTGCAACTTATGAAATACACATATATATTTGATTGACATACCTTAGCACCACAAATAAGCTCAGCTGATGGAGGGGTGAAGTGTGCCAGACACAAGTTCTACGCGACGAAAACACATGTGCTTTCAGGTGGTGCCGTAAAGTGAGAACTATAGAGATTGATAGAAGTCTCTTCAGGGATATTTAAATAATAAAGGGCCgcggaggtgtggtatataggccaaaataccacggctaagggctgttattCGCACGACCCAACGTGGAGTTGCTGGATACAGCCCCTTggccgtgatatattggccatataccacaaccaccccgaggtgtcttattgctattataaactggttaccaacataattagaacagtaaacaagtaatGTTGCATACTACCTGTGGAATATAGTCTAATTGACCACCGCTTTCAACCAATCAGCACCCAGGACTCCAActacctggtttaaaaaaacattttagcatgggcattgccattgagggcttccacaaTGTTAAAGAGGGCTGGGATTCCTATGAGTTGAGACCAATCAGCCAATgaagaagaaaattgactactttaaaattgAGATAGCCTCAATGTTGCTgcccctagtggttagagcattgggccagtaaccggaaggttgctgaatcgaatccacgagctgacaagataaaaatctgtctttATGCCCCTgagaaaaggcagttaacccactgttccccgggcgccaaaGATGTGgctgtcgattaaggcagccccagcacctctctgattcagaggggctgggttaaatgcggaagtcatatttcagttgaaggcattcagttgtacaactgactaggtatccccctatCCTTTTCCCAGTAATGTCACAGacgctataatggcacagatacaaagatgagttgtctatctatctctatggtgagAACTGACGAGAAGTCCGGATTGTCGTAAAACTCAGACTGTCGTTCATTCACGACATCCTGTGAAGAACACTAGgggaagatctcaattgcataACCGCGCGTCCTCTCCTCGTGTCTTTCTCAAAATTCATTGGAGGAGAGGTTAGTGGGGCGGGACCTCTGACATTCTCATCCAATTAGGTTTTAGAAGGAGGCGCGCAGAGAAGAAAGAAGGCGCGAGGAGGAAACAATTGAGATTATCCCCTACCTGAGAACGCCACACGCACAATCGCTTTGACAACGCTGGAAGGTCTGGACCTGCTACCAAGTCAACAGTAATACTTTTGAGAGCAGGCACATGTTTTCTTTACATATTCTTTAGAGAAGGCTAATTTAATTAAGTCTGTATAagaataatgttttttttaaatactaaTTTGTTTAAAACTGCAATTGTGTGCCCCCTTTGCATTACGTAGCTCTGGTCCAGGATGTTACCTGAGACCAATGATAtgtattgtagcgacccgcacagacagcggTGTGTTTTGTGTTAGGCTATTAGTGgattgtgttgtacttaccagtgTTCGCGGGGTTCAtcatgccaatcaacctgctatctgccaatcacgggaatgcctggaatgttctaaTGCTGGGTATCCTGGTGGTTGGCTGACTGGCATGGAGGGGAGTTGGGCAGGGGGagggagcattggaagttaagaccaggtttagcCATTTTCTTTCTCTTATGTTTGGCCTTCACAAGAGGTCACGGTTGGCTTGTGGGGTACCTTTCATTTATTTGGGGTAGGctacggccaaacagtagcctgtgtaaagttgagttaataaaccgtcaattcgtaaactcaaacctctgtctggacaattgttccttttatgatctagtcaggtcattacagtatTAACCCTAGATAACTGACAGTGGCGCTGTTTTGAAGCCACAAGAAAATTGttgaagctatagaaatgcatttttaAATTTGACAAGTATATTCCATTACAGGCACCTTACAGCTGGAATCCTTCACGGTGAAACTGCCACATCCGTTTgcaatattacaacaacaaagctGTACACTGCAAACAACTAACACTGTCAcccaaaggcaaagggtggctactttgaagaatataaaatatatattttttgggtaactatatgattccatttgttatttcatagttttgatgtcttcactattattctacaatgtatatattttttttgtaaaaataaagaaaaacccttgaatgagtaggtatgtccaaacttttgactggtaccgtcTCAAACCGTCTCAGTTCTGGAATGTCTTCCTTTTTCTTCCTGAGAGCTGCCTGGAGAGGTGTAAGGATGCCTTCGGGTGTCTGTGTCGTAGGCTGGACAGAGGTAGGGTAGATATCTCTAGTCCCTGAAGACCTCTTGGTGGTCTTGGAAGTGGACACACTTTGGAAGTGAGTTGACAATATGAGACatattaaagccagactaagtgcAGCTGATCTAAACATTGTTTGTGCCATAACAGTGAAAAGTGAATTGTCATAAGCTAACAATAACGATCTTGACTGTGCATGTCATCTGTAATGTCATGTTATCATGCTGTTTTGTACCCCTTATGATGAAGGGTTCAGGTGTAGTGTTACCAATGCACTTCATATGTCTATATGAAATATATGACCAAACAATGAACAAATACACATGCACATGGTGTCATTTTCCAACAGGGTGGAAGAGTGGAGAGTGTCCCCAAACTCGTTGGGGAGTACATGAACAAGAAACTTAAGCTGGATGTGTTTGTGACCCACACTCTGACCCTGGATCGGATCAATGAGGCTTTGGACCTCCTGAACGGTGGGAAGAGGTGAgagctctcagtgtgtgtgtgtgtggaaactaGACAGCTGAGTTCTGTCCAATATAGTGCCGTGAAAGACCTAAAGCCAATGAGATGTTCTGGCAGGACCTTAAGTGAGCAGTTTATGCTCGAAAACCCACAACTGTCGCTgaagcagttctgcatggaagagtgggccgaaattcctccacagcgatgtgagagactgatcaacaactacaggaagcgtttggttgcagtcattgcagctaaaggtggcaaaACCAGTGACTGAGtataagggggcaattactttttcacacaggagcattgggtgttgcataacttagATACTTCATTAATTTATTTAATAAACAATCTCTTTATTATTTGATCACTCAGGTTCCCTTGacctaatattaggttttggttgaagatctgataacattcagtgtccaaaatatgcaaaaatagagaatCAGAaaaggggcaaatactttttcagaGCACTACTTAACATTGGATAATTACATCACAGCATTAGAGTTGGAGTTGTAGAGTAGGATTACATACAAATAGTTCAAGCTCATATGATGTCTTCGTGTCGTCGTCCCTTAATTGTTAGCTAAACTATGTGATAGTTTGTAATTGTCTCAAATAAATGCTCTTTAGCTCACCTATGGGTTTTTGATCTTTCTCCTATCCCCCTCTAGCATTCAAACTATTATCAATAtgtgatactgactggcctgAACCAGCTCGATGAAGATTAAGTTTATAGGTCGATTATTATCCTCCTGACCATGGACTTCAGATAAGCCATACACTTGTTCAGCGAAATACCTTATAAACTACCTTCTACTTCTTTCCTAGGTTACCACTTGACCAAAGATTTTAATTACCTCTGCAAAGTGCACGCAAATTTAGGAAATGCCCAATACCAACCTCATTTTATTTCTGTAATTTCACTGTAATAGGATATTTTCTATGCACAGCAGATGTTTATGTTGCCCTGCATTGAATACATCTACCAGTAGATGGCAGACACACCCCACAGAAAGCCTCTGACACCATCCTCATGCACAGAATGAATCAAATACTGAGGGATATAGTAGACCCGACTGCTTAAGCCTCAGTGTTGAGATGTGCAGTATTGTCACTGTTAGGGACTTCATTAATTGTGACAATCAATGTTTTTAATTCGTCGTGGAAAGTATGAGCTATTAATTGAGACAAAAGCTATTAACTTAACACAATCAAATGCTTTCAATAGTTCCCCCTATGTAACACTTTAATAGAACTTGCTAGCATGTAATGCTATGCTTGTTTGATGGGAGATACAAGACACATTTCCCCAAGGGTATTCAATGTGAAAGAAACTAAAGTATTACATACATTTGCACTGAGGAGAAGGCAGAAGAATCAGCAGGAATGTTTCATGATAGAGAGACAAATGGCACAGTGTCATCAGCGGTTGAGAAATATACTCTTCATGTAGCTGGGGTGTAGTTTCGACTTTGGTAATATTATATATTGATTTAATATAGAGCGCACTGGCGGGCTAAAATAACAGTCCCAGCCTGTCAGGGCCCTAGACAAAAGGTTGCTTGGGGAATGCCTCCCAATGATGAACTGAAATAGCTGTCTCGGAATTTGCTTTATTGAGGTTCCATTCAGATCAGATGAATAGCCTTGGCAGTTTCCCTGATTTTCCATCTTTATTTAAAATGGAAAATGAACCGGTACCTCCCGTCTCTGTGTTCGGCTCCGGGTTCTGTGTGTAATCAATCAGAGATCCAAAGCTTACATTTTTTCCTCTCCCCGTCAAAGAAAGTTTGCAAAAAAAGGGAAGAAGTGAGAGAGAATGGGGGTAtgggtacgagagagagagagagatcaaaaggcgagagaagaaaggaggagacAAGTTTTGACAGGTGCTTATGTGACTTGGCACTCGTATCAATAAATGTTGAACAAGCCCACCCTTCTAGATGTATAAGGCTTGCTTTGGGGACaaatgtctgtgtctgtctaatCTGTGGGAAAATATCCATGTTGCAGTCTCTTTTCTTTTTTTGAGGGTGTGTTTGAATTTGTCAATCTTTTAGGTTGTCACGGTGCTAGGACACTAATACACCAAGGAACTGCTGTTTGAATTACATACACCACTACCTCACTACATGTTTGAGAGACTTGGGCCATATCTTGTTCCCTGTTTCATCATGTATCTCGCTGTGTAATATGCTGTGTCAACCATATCAACCACTGATCTTCTTCAATCCGTCCATGTTTTTATGTTATGGTGAATtctgagatatctctgttttgTTTCGCTATGAGAATGCATCACTCTCAGTTTTATTGCAATACAAATCATGCCAAATGTCAACTTTTTTCACTACTATCAAAACATTCAATTGTAATAAAATTATTAGCGAACCAGTCTACAATGTCTGCCGGTCTCTGATGTAAATCCATGTCATTAGTATAGTAGAACATTTATTAAAAGttgtaaaatatatttcaaaTTTCAATAATattaaaaacaacaaacaatTTTTCTTGTGAGAAGTAGTCATAGGTCTAAAGCCGAAAAAGCAAGGAAGTTCATGAGCAACAaaatgtaaatatgtatatatacagcaccagtccaaagtttggacacctactcattccagggttttaattttgactattttccacattgtagaataatggagacgacatcgaaactatgaaacagcacatagaatcatgtagtaaccaaaacagtgttaaacaaatcaaaatacattttatattttatattcttaaaagtagccaccctttgcgctGAAGACAGCTTTGCGCgcctttggcattctctcaaccagcttcatgatgaaagcttcttttccaacagtctttaaggagttctcacataggctgagcacttgttggctgcttttccttcatcccaaaccatctcaattgggttgaggccaggtgattgtggaggccaggtcatctgatgcagcactccatcactccttctCGGTCAAGTAGCCCCTACACAGCcttgaggtgtgttgggtcattgtccttttgataaaacaaattattgtcccactaagcgcaaaccagattggatggtgtatcgctgcaaaatgctgtggtagccatgctggttaagtgtgccttgaattctaaataaatcacagatagtgtcaccagcaaagtacccccacaccatcacacctcctccattcttcacggtgggaaccacacatgaagAGATCATCAtgggaaccaaaaatctcaatttgTACTAATCAGACCAagagacagatttccaccggtctaatgtcaattgctcatgtttcttgtcccaagcaaaactcttcttcttattggtgtcctttagtagtggtttctttgcaggaattcgaccatgaaggcctgattcacgcagtctcatctgaacaattgatgttgagatgtgtctgttgaactcagtgaaacatttatttgggctgtaatctgAAGTGTCGTTACCTCGAACGAACTTAATttataagagccagtttcatcatagcgcttgatggtttttgcgactgactgcacttgaagaaactttgaaagttcttgaaattttccacattgactgacctccatgtcttaaaagtaatgatggactgtcatttctctttgcttatttgagctcttcttgACATAAtgtggactttgtcttttaccaaataggtcaatcttctgtgtaccacccccaccttgtcacaacacaactgattggctcaaactgagaaggaaagaaattccacaaatgaacttttaacaacgcacacctgttaattgaaatgcattccaggtgactccctcaggaagctggttgagataatgccaagaatgtgcaaagctgtcatcaaggcaaagcgtggctatttgaagaatctcaaatacaaaatatattttgctttgtttagtactttttttggttactatgttATTCCATATGaattatttcatagatttgatgtattcacaattattctgcaatgtagaaaatagtaaaaataaagaaaaactcttgaatgactaggtgtgtccaaacttttgacttgtactgtatattaatGTGTATGATatgtgtatctatatatatatatacacacatatatacaccgGTAGACATCATTTTAATAGCAGGAAACTGTAAAGTAAACAATAATGAGAAATGGCTACAGAAATAATGTTAACAATATTAACAACTGATTTTCCAGAGGGGAGCGAAAAACCAAAAACCCATTTAAGCCAATTTGGAGTTAACTGTAACATTTTTTCTCTCCCTGATCTCTCAATCAATCGAGCAAGCTCCCGGAAAATACACAAATGATCAACATGTACCCATTAGCATGAACATGCACCTTAAGGTTTACTGAAAAAAGGCCTAGTACGACATTGCCTGTCAACAAAAGTGAGTTATTACTAAATATGAAGTGCACAACCAAATTCATCGGATATAGTAAACTTAGTAAATACAATTCAGGGATGGCCATAATTGCTCTTGACAATCTACAGGTTTATGCAGGCGTTTTtaccacacctgattctactattcATGGTGAACAGCTGAGTAGCAGAACCAGGTGTGGTAGCACTGggcttaaataaataaaaacatgcaTAACCCTGTGGCTCGTCAAGAGCAAATTTGGTAACTCCTGAAACAAACACTGCTGAGAAACACCTGTAAAATATAACATTAGACAAGTACAAAACATCCGTAAGAAAAATTATATACACatttacaaatctgacattgGATATGTGCTCCAAATCCTTTAGCTACAAATGTTCTTAGTAATTCTGCACACAGCTGTCCAACTCCAGTAAAAGAGCATAGATTCCCACATTTATAAATGGCTGTATAAATATGAAAACAGATGGGAGTACTCACAGATTTAGAACAGAACATAAATGTTTTATTGGTAGTGTGCAAAGTACCATGTGTCGGCTTTGAATTG
Coding sequences:
- the LOC135545974 gene encoding H/ACA ribonucleoprotein complex subunit 1-like, producing MSFRGGGGRGGRGGGFNRGGGGGYGGGGGGYGGGGGGYGGRGGGGGFRGGGRGGRGGFQDYGPPEYVVALGEFMHPCEDEIVCKCVTEENKVPYFNAPVYLENKEQIGKVDEIFGQLRDFYFSVKLSDNMKASSFKKLQKFYVDPMKLLPLQRFLPRPPGEKGPPRGGRGGRGGRGGPRGGGFRGGRGGGDRGGFGRGGFGGGRGGGFRGRGGGGGRGFRGGR